The Caldalkalibacillus thermarum genome window below encodes:
- a CDS encoding transposase family protein, which translates to MKDFQKELNVFQEALHIEQPWYVSSHLLDREHEILHIYLDFPRGSKFMCSHCGAHHQPVHDIVDENRTWRHLDFWEYKTYLHARLPRTKCKQCGKTR; encoded by the coding sequence ATGAAAGATTTTCAAAAAGAATTAAATGTATTTCAAGAAGCCTTGCACATTGAGCAACCTTGGTATGTGAGCTCACATTTATTAGATCGTGAACATGAAATACTGCATATATATTTAGACTTCCCACGGGGAAGTAAATTTATGTGCTCCCATTGCGGTGCTCACCATCAGCCTGTCCATGATATCGTAGATGAAAATAGAACTTGGAGACACCTCGATTTTTGGGAATATAAGACATACTTACACGCTCGTCTTCCGAGGACGAAGTGTAAACAATGCGGAAAAACACG
- a CDS encoding McrB family protein codes for MSAQQDLHLVLKYNNATFNIDTIKEHQQIIKQHGKVIWGIIKPTPDSPGVGKDKFQKIKDQVRNRIETYAFFVMNSTYKAVGKIADLLTKEEVRDQKHLVPAYYRDDTLDRCVAGVVIESIEPLENEKQVKEALIRYGTQDGEVALNNQTNPLYVSMKYPLTFHKVITDIPDESIRSIVGATQKYIASKGFYYTGRLIENFYLSLRTKPFVILAGISGTGKTKLVKLFAEALGATEENGQYTLIPVRPDWSDPSDLLGYVDLQGTFRPGPLTKVIQRALQPENRDKPYFVCLDEMNLARVEHYFSDLLSVMESRRWDDEQSGTITTTELDLGHHSQADPSHDRLYIPDNLYIIGTVNMDETTHPFSKKVLDRANTIELNEVNLAESLSFYHQTAEDEVAEEGPTTRYGNPFLRADYLILQDAFSSETASLIRRVVEKLDGINQILAQAHLQIGFRVRDEILFYMLYNDRFQLMPEQEALDFQIMQKILPRIQGSSMNIKRILVELFNRLGNTNLSEQDHGLYDEMKLRVEANPPYRRSLSKLAEMVRRFEEDGFTSFWMA; via the coding sequence ATGAGCGCTCAACAGGATCTCCATTTAGTCCTTAAATATAATAATGCCACTTTTAATATTGATACCATCAAAGAACATCAGCAAATTATCAAGCAACATGGTAAAGTGATTTGGGGCATCATCAAACCAACCCCTGACAGTCCCGGGGTTGGAAAGGACAAATTTCAAAAGATAAAAGACCAGGTGAGAAATCGAATAGAAACGTATGCATTTTTTGTAATGAACAGCACATACAAAGCTGTTGGCAAAATAGCTGATCTTTTAACAAAGGAAGAAGTAAGAGACCAAAAACATCTGGTTCCCGCTTATTATAGAGACGATACACTGGATCGTTGTGTGGCTGGGGTTGTGATTGAGTCTATTGAGCCGTTAGAAAATGAGAAGCAGGTTAAAGAGGCTTTAATTCGCTATGGCACACAAGATGGTGAAGTAGCCCTTAATAATCAGACGAATCCACTATATGTTTCTATGAAATATCCGTTGACATTTCACAAGGTTATTACGGATATTCCAGATGAAAGTATCCGTTCAATTGTCGGTGCTACTCAAAAGTATATAGCAAGTAAAGGCTTCTACTACACCGGTCGCCTCATCGAAAATTTCTATCTTTCACTGAGAACCAAGCCCTTTGTGATTCTGGCTGGCATATCGGGGACCGGTAAGACCAAGCTGGTCAAGCTGTTTGCCGAAGCGCTGGGGGCGACGGAGGAGAATGGTCAGTACACTCTGATTCCCGTCCGGCCCGACTGGAGTGATCCGTCGGATCTGCTGGGGTATGTGGATCTCCAGGGGACGTTTCGGCCCGGTCCCTTGACAAAAGTGATCCAGAGGGCGTTGCAGCCGGAAAACCGGGACAAGCCCTATTTTGTCTGTCTGGATGAGATGAATCTGGCCCGGGTGGAGCATTATTTCAGCGACCTCTTAAGTGTGATGGAAAGCCGGCGCTGGGATGATGAACAGTCAGGCACCATCACGACGACCGAGCTGGATCTGGGTCATCATTCCCAGGCTGATCCATCCCATGACAGGCTCTATATCCCGGATAATCTCTATATCATCGGTACAGTCAATATGGATGAGACCACTCATCCTTTCAGCAAGAAGGTCTTGGATCGGGCCAACACCATTGAGTTGAATGAGGTCAATCTGGCCGAATCCCTGAGCTTCTATCATCAAACGGCCGAAGATGAGGTGGCGGAGGAAGGACCGACTACCCGTTATGGCAATCCCTTTCTCAGAGCGGATTATTTGATCCTGCAGGATGCCTTCAGCAGTGAGACGGCGTCACTGATCCGGAGGGTGGTGGAGAAGCTAGATGGCATCAATCAAATTCTAGCTCAGGCTCACCTGCAAATTGGATTCCGGGTGCGGGATGAGATTCTCTTTTACATGCTGTACAATGATCGCTTTCAGCTTATGCCGGAACAGGAGGCTCTTGATTTTCAGATCATGCAAAAAATCCTGCCCCGCATTCAGGGCAGCAGCATGAATATCAAGCGCATCCTGGTCGAACTGTTTAACAGATTGGGGAACACCAACCTGTCTGAACAGGATCACGGACTATACGATGAAATGAAACTGCGTGTGGAAGCAAATCCACCTTACCGCCGCTCATTGAGCAAGCTGGCAGAGATGGTCAGGAGGTTTGAAGAGGATGGTTTTACCTCATTCTGGATGGCCTGA
- a CDS encoding restriction endonuclease-like protein — protein MVLPHSGWPDQVRDLLHIETEQLVLTVKGRPVHPTVRQLQLHDEEVKALLEVYPAEAEVYHFDPQAATEDLLVPYSGPDAYPVFYENQDYELVIQVKDPDLAISFEHDNPFLRKAVSKVRGMDRLWTGHLNFRNEVGYTEFRIRSGHALLLKVTLEIFPSKMDYRRDYMQLLDEVNRTVYNLAYDFLRKTFHTMGLYEGQNPTKAEFFAILETIMDQLVQAVERIELFPHTKLEREERIRPADKVRKASKRNHRWLAKKPHLLQPHPQGMLPIKGQIYHPLRLREERKRPSFDTVENRFLKWMLQQLISKLNSFEQSYREAFAQRDQNEVFLARVERINQTLRRLVHKPFLAEVGALRHISITLVMQMGTGYRDVYRFYLMLRKGLSIQSDIFRLSSKDLATLYEYWCFLTLHRLLSKKYDVVRNDLIKINDRGLYLTLERASSGKVIYRNPRMGERYELVYNPLYKEGVVNQRPDHVLSLQKADSQITYKFVFDAKYRLNPAVPGSDYARKYGQPGPEEDDINTMHRYRDAIMAQDRTDAAHRGSYQRLMYGAYVLFPYRDEGRYRQHPFYRSIETVNIGGLPFLPGTTSLVEELLDQLITETAEASFERATPVRGMNEFFARKKASLNVLVGSLRRPRQGYNQLSLCLQHRFYHIPLELVQHHLSHIEFVALYQQKHEYPPGGILYYGKVKDFQIVRRREIKELPPRPGREERLYVRFNVEAWEKRKEPIEPRGYGVSSHLFTTWELFNQAVELPELTLKNEDQYRLWRELRRVDQNVRLHLQNRWADRVKEDELVYEVMGIRMTVHPQRGKVLIQVGKYHREVSLADLRFRPKKLLNLIERWRKGQ, from the coding sequence ATGGTTTTACCTCATTCTGGATGGCCTGATCAAGTCCGGGACCTTCTCCATATCGAAACGGAGCAACTGGTGCTGACGGTCAAGGGCAGGCCCGTTCATCCCACGGTGCGGCAACTGCAGCTCCATGATGAAGAGGTCAAAGCCCTGTTGGAAGTGTATCCGGCAGAGGCCGAGGTGTATCATTTTGATCCTCAGGCCGCAACGGAGGATCTACTGGTTCCCTATAGTGGCCCGGACGCGTATCCGGTCTTCTATGAGAATCAGGATTATGAGCTGGTCATTCAGGTGAAAGATCCGGATCTGGCCATCTCTTTTGAGCATGACAATCCTTTCCTGAGAAAAGCTGTTTCCAAGGTGAGAGGGATGGACCGGCTATGGACCGGCCACCTTAATTTTCGCAACGAAGTGGGCTATACCGAGTTCAGGATCAGATCGGGCCATGCATTGTTGCTGAAGGTTACCCTTGAGATTTTTCCTTCCAAAATGGATTACCGCCGGGATTATATGCAATTGTTGGACGAGGTGAACCGGACCGTCTACAACCTGGCCTATGATTTTTTGCGCAAAACATTTCATACCATGGGGCTGTATGAGGGGCAAAACCCCACCAAAGCGGAGTTTTTTGCCATCCTGGAGACCATCATGGATCAGCTGGTTCAGGCAGTGGAACGGATTGAACTTTTTCCCCATACCAAGCTGGAAAGAGAAGAACGGATCCGGCCGGCGGACAAGGTGCGCAAGGCCTCAAAGCGGAATCACCGCTGGCTGGCCAAAAAACCCCATCTGCTCCAGCCCCATCCACAAGGGATGTTACCGATCAAGGGGCAGATCTATCATCCGTTACGTTTGCGGGAAGAGCGGAAACGGCCGTCCTTTGACACAGTGGAAAACCGCTTTTTGAAATGGATGTTGCAACAGTTGATCAGTAAGCTGAACAGCTTTGAACAATCTTACCGGGAGGCATTTGCCCAACGGGATCAAAATGAAGTATTTTTGGCCCGGGTGGAGCGGATCAACCAGACGTTGCGGCGCCTGGTTCACAAACCGTTTTTGGCTGAAGTAGGCGCGTTGCGGCATATCTCCATCACGCTGGTCATGCAGATGGGGACGGGTTACCGGGATGTGTATCGTTTTTACCTGATGTTGCGCAAAGGTTTATCCATCCAGAGCGATATTTTCCGCCTTTCCTCCAAGGACCTGGCCACGCTGTATGAGTACTGGTGTTTCCTCACCCTGCACCGTCTGCTCAGCAAGAAATACGACGTGGTGAGGAACGATCTGATCAAAATCAATGACAGGGGCTTGTACTTGACCCTGGAACGGGCGTCAAGCGGCAAAGTGATCTACCGCAATCCCCGTATGGGAGAACGTTATGAACTGGTTTACAATCCCTTGTATAAGGAGGGTGTGGTCAATCAGCGTCCCGACCATGTCCTCTCATTGCAGAAAGCAGACTCCCAGATCACGTACAAATTTGTCTTTGATGCCAAATACCGCCTCAATCCGGCCGTGCCGGGCAGCGATTATGCCCGCAAATACGGACAGCCCGGCCCGGAAGAGGACGACATCAACACCATGCATCGGTACCGGGATGCCATCATGGCTCAGGACAGGACGGATGCAGCTCACCGCGGAAGCTACCAGCGCCTGATGTACGGGGCCTATGTGCTGTTCCCTTACCGGGATGAAGGAAGGTACCGTCAGCATCCCTTTTACCGCAGTATCGAGACGGTCAATATCGGCGGACTGCCCTTTCTGCCCGGCACCACGTCCCTGGTAGAAGAACTGCTGGACCAGCTGATCACCGAAACGGCGGAGGCCTCCTTTGAACGGGCCACCCCGGTGCGGGGCATGAACGAGTTTTTTGCCCGGAAAAAGGCCAGTCTCAACGTCCTGGTGGGTTCCCTGCGCCGGCCCAGGCAAGGATATAACCAGCTTTCCCTTTGTTTGCAACACCGCTTTTACCATATTCCTTTGGAGCTTGTGCAACACCACCTGAGCCACATTGAATTTGTGGCTTTGTACCAGCAGAAACATGAGTATCCGCCGGGAGGCATCCTCTATTACGGCAAGGTAAAAGATTTTCAGATTGTGAGACGCAGAGAGATCAAGGAACTGCCCCCCAGACCGGGGCGGGAAGAGCGGCTGTATGTCCGTTTCAATGTGGAGGCTTGGGAGAAAAGAAAAGAGCCCATTGAACCGAGGGGGTACGGCGTGTCATCCCATTTGTTCACCACTTGGGAATTATTCAACCAGGCGGTGGAACTGCCCGAACTGACATTGAAAAATGAAGATCAATACCGTCTGTGGCGGGAATTGCGCCGGGTGGATCAAAATGTGCGTCTGCATTTGCAGAACCGTTGGGCTGACCGGGTCAAGGAGGACGAATTGGTTTATGAGGTGATGGGCATCCGGATGACCGTCCATCCTCAACGGGGAAAGGTGTTGATCCAGGTGGGGAAGTACCACCGGGAGGTTTCTCTGGCTGATTTGCGTTTCAGGCCCAAGAAGCTGTTGAATTTGATTGAAAGGTGGAGGAAGGGCCAGTAA
- a CDS encoding bifunctional metallophosphatase/5'-nucleotidase, with the protein MSNKVRLTMRAVVLWVLLSVMITGLGFGAGVAERAGATQTDSERTINAEYNSLSGNKPVSKATFLKALVETIGVQLYDVSAADMEWEHIDDEFAPYVEAALRLQWLDEEQVKDFHPRQHISRQEACHIYVQALNLASAYDDQALTQFRDHRAVSEWAKQSMASAYELEVLTVRKGHTLQPKAPLSKQDLDHMLRHYEQLDKVNIIHMNDLHGRVLGDPEKGEMGLSKIATLINRAREQHEHVFVFDMGDTFHGTNYVNFNQGMAAVEVMNEIGFDAMVPGNHDFNYGLDRFKAFAELVDFPLISANIVQDSEPILEPYVILETMGKTFAIVGLTTTDTPITTHPDNVKGIEFQDEVETAQNYVDKLKDEVDHIIFITHVGLAVDQRIAEEVEGIDLIVGGHSHSTLHTPQLIGDTYVTQAYEYGKHLGSTTMLFHNGRLIGINGYLWQDSADIAQDPHVQDILERYKQKVDEALQEVIGYTDRYLDGARESVRTKETNLGNLIADAMRDMVSADIALQNGGGIRASLGPGEITLGDVMEVLPFQNTVVKLLITGGQLEQVLEHSVSRYPDQHGGFLQVSGLNFTFDPSQPPGSRVQDVWINGEPLQYDRTYSVATNDFLGSGGDGYTWLAEGELVADTGELLSTALMQYLHQEPDIPDVEGRIVVIP; encoded by the coding sequence ATGTCCAATAAAGTAAGGTTGACCATGCGTGCCGTTGTTTTATGGGTTCTCTTGTCCGTGATGATCACCGGCCTGGGTTTCGGGGCTGGAGTTGCAGAAAGGGCAGGTGCTACTCAGACTGACAGTGAAAGAACAATAAATGCGGAATACAACAGTCTGTCCGGCAACAAACCGGTATCAAAAGCCACATTTCTAAAGGCACTCGTCGAAACCATCGGTGTCCAGTTGTATGATGTGAGCGCAGCGGATATGGAATGGGAGCATATTGATGATGAATTTGCCCCATATGTGGAGGCAGCGCTTCGTTTACAATGGCTGGACGAGGAGCAAGTGAAAGATTTCCATCCGCGACAACACATTAGTCGTCAGGAAGCCTGTCATATTTATGTACAGGCCTTGAATCTGGCCTCTGCTTATGACGATCAGGCCTTGACCCAATTCAGGGATCATCGCGCTGTGAGTGAATGGGCAAAGCAATCCATGGCTTCTGCATATGAATTAGAGGTGCTGACTGTCAGGAAAGGACACACCTTACAGCCCAAAGCTCCCCTTTCAAAACAAGACTTGGATCATATGCTCCGGCATTATGAGCAGCTCGATAAAGTGAACATTATACATATGAACGATTTGCATGGCAGAGTGCTGGGCGATCCCGAAAAAGGGGAGATGGGATTAAGTAAAATCGCCACGTTGATCAACCGTGCCCGGGAACAGCACGAGCATGTGTTTGTCTTTGATATGGGAGATACGTTTCATGGAACCAACTATGTCAATTTTAACCAAGGGATGGCAGCAGTAGAGGTGATGAACGAAATCGGCTTTGACGCCATGGTGCCCGGCAATCATGATTTCAACTACGGGCTGGACCGGTTTAAAGCATTTGCTGAACTGGTTGATTTTCCCCTTATCAGTGCCAATATTGTCCAAGACAGTGAGCCCATTTTGGAACCGTATGTCATCTTGGAAACGATGGGCAAAACATTTGCCATTGTGGGTTTGACCACCACCGATACACCCATCACCACACACCCGGACAACGTGAAGGGCATTGAATTCCAAGATGAAGTGGAAACAGCACAAAACTATGTTGACAAACTTAAAGACGAGGTAGATCACATCATTTTCATCACCCACGTCGGACTGGCGGTTGATCAAAGAATTGCAGAGGAAGTGGAAGGCATCGATCTGATTGTAGGCGGTCACAGCCACTCCACCCTGCACACACCGCAGCTCATCGGCGACACCTATGTGACCCAAGCCTATGAATATGGCAAACATCTGGGTTCCACTACCATGCTCTTTCACAACGGGCGATTGATCGGAATAAACGGTTATTTATGGCAAGATTCGGCTGATATCGCGCAAGATCCGCACGTGCAGGATATTCTGGAGCGCTATAAACAGAAAGTAGACGAAGCGTTACAGGAAGTGATCGGGTATACGGACCGCTATTTGGATGGGGCCAGAGAATCAGTTCGCACAAAGGAAACCAACCTGGGCAATTTAATCGCTGATGCCATGCGGGACATGGTCAGTGCCGATATCGCTTTGCAAAACGGAGGAGGCATCCGGGCCAGTCTCGGGCCAGGAGAGATTACCTTGGGAGATGTGATGGAGGTTCTCCCTTTCCAAAACACCGTTGTTAAACTGCTCATCACCGGAGGGCAACTGGAGCAAGTGCTGGAACACAGTGTGTCCCGCTATCCGGACCAACACGGCGGATTCCTGCAAGTATCGGGCCTGAACTTTACGTTTGATCCCAGTCAGCCACCGGGCAGCCGCGTACAAGACGTTTGGATAAACGGAGAACCGTTGCAGTATGACCGCACATACTCGGTGGCGACGAATGACTTCCTGGGATCAGGGGGAGATGGTTATACATGGCTGGCAGAGGGGGAATTGGTGGCAGACACTGGGGAATTGTTGAGCACCGCACTCATGCAATACTTGCATCAGGAACCGGACATTCCTGATGTGGAAGGACGCATCGTCGTTATTCCTTAA
- a CDS encoding acetate--CoA ligase, whose translation MSTNVGGIHEVIKNVQLVYPDEAKQRSTALGSSEAFQDLLKKSQEDPAAFWDEVARELHWFEPWQETIRGSLPDFEFFKGGISNPCYNLLDRHIANGAANKTALIWEGEDGQTQFYTYQMLLAEVNRFANVLKSFGVKKGDPVAIYLPNLAESFIAILACFRLGAVYSTIFSGFSKQALLDRLSSYEPKVIITADATLRRGNVIPLKEKVDRVIDQIPDVQAVIVVDRLGTNPEMKTGRDYWWHEQRAKAGIHCEPVRIEANEPGIVVYTSGTTGKPKGVVHAGMAFVVQNYIYAKYHMDFRPDDVFWCTADVGWLTMHIWGVAGALANGVTTLVYEGAPNYPDQDRIYQIIEKYRVTKLFTAPTVLRMLRSLGDDAVKPYDLACLEVVSLVGEPFDPETWNWTYEVLGQKNICVNNTWGQTETAGTPLAGAAWLTPMKPGSARIQFLGADLGIVDDEGKPVPPGTLGNLVIRKPFPMLCRTLWKEPERYYEKYFSQVEGCYYASDIAVQDEDGYFWVVGRSDDAFNVSGHRLSTMEMESAVLECESVAEVAVIGVPDEIKGEVPVVFATLKGEIPSKEALKEQIEDNIVKGIGQIARPKMVFIVVAMPKTISGKIVRRLLKEIVVKGEVSGDLTGLEDPNVLEDIKHVVSAEMNSSV comes from the coding sequence ATGAGTACAAATGTAGGAGGCATTCACGAAGTCATCAAAAATGTTCAGCTTGTTTATCCGGACGAAGCGAAACAACGCTCAACGGCTTTGGGAAGCAGTGAAGCTTTTCAGGATTTGTTAAAAAAATCACAGGAAGATCCCGCAGCTTTTTGGGATGAGGTCGCTCGGGAACTGCACTGGTTTGAACCGTGGCAAGAAACAATCAGGGGCTCGTTGCCCGACTTTGAATTTTTCAAAGGGGGCATCAGCAATCCTTGTTACAATCTCCTTGACCGCCATATCGCCAATGGTGCAGCCAATAAAACAGCCCTGATTTGGGAAGGTGAAGACGGACAAACGCAATTTTATACGTACCAGATGCTGCTGGCCGAAGTGAACCGCTTTGCCAATGTGCTCAAATCTTTTGGGGTGAAAAAGGGCGATCCTGTGGCCATTTACCTGCCCAATCTTGCTGAGTCCTTCATTGCTATCCTTGCCTGTTTCCGGCTGGGGGCGGTCTATAGCACGATTTTTTCCGGTTTTTCCAAACAAGCTTTGCTGGACCGGTTGTCTAGTTATGAGCCCAAAGTGATCATCACTGCAGATGCCACCCTCCGGCGCGGAAATGTGATTCCGCTGAAGGAAAAAGTCGACCGTGTCATCGATCAAATTCCTGATGTGCAAGCAGTGATTGTCGTCGACCGCCTGGGAACAAATCCGGAGATGAAAACAGGAAGGGACTATTGGTGGCATGAACAACGGGCCAAGGCCGGTATTCACTGCGAGCCCGTCCGTATCGAAGCGAATGAACCCGGCATTGTTGTCTATACAAGCGGGACCACAGGAAAACCAAAAGGAGTGGTTCATGCCGGCATGGCCTTCGTCGTTCAAAACTACATTTATGCCAAATATCATATGGACTTTAGGCCGGACGATGTCTTTTGGTGTACGGCCGATGTTGGCTGGCTGACGATGCATATCTGGGGTGTTGCCGGTGCTTTGGCCAATGGGGTTACCACGCTGGTTTATGAAGGCGCTCCCAATTATCCGGATCAGGACCGGATTTATCAGATTATTGAGAAATACCGGGTGACCAAACTGTTCACGGCTCCTACTGTGTTGCGAATGCTTCGCAGTCTGGGTGATGATGCCGTTAAGCCTTATGATCTTGCATGTCTCGAAGTAGTTTCTCTGGTGGGAGAGCCATTTGATCCGGAAACGTGGAATTGGACATATGAAGTGCTCGGACAAAAAAATATTTGCGTGAACAATACTTGGGGTCAGACGGAAACAGCAGGCACGCCCCTGGCGGGTGCAGCCTGGCTGACACCGATGAAACCCGGATCGGCCCGCATTCAATTTTTGGGCGCTGATTTAGGCATTGTGGATGATGAAGGCAAACCTGTCCCTCCAGGCACATTGGGCAACCTGGTTATACGGAAGCCTTTTCCCATGCTGTGCCGTACACTATGGAAAGAACCTGAGCGTTATTATGAGAAATATTTCAGCCAGGTGGAAGGCTGCTATTACGCCAGTGACATTGCTGTACAGGATGAAGACGGGTATTTCTGGGTGGTGGGTCGTTCCGATGATGCCTTTAATGTTTCAGGGCATCGTCTGAGTACCATGGAAATGGAGAGCGCTGTCCTTGAGTGCGAATCAGTGGCTGAAGTGGCGGTTATCGGTGTACCGGACGAGATCAAAGGTGAAGTTCCGGTGGTTTTTGCCACTCTTAAAGGAGAAATACCTTCAAAGGAAGCATTAAAAGAACAAATTGAAGACAACATTGTCAAAGGGATTGGTCAAATTGCCCGGCCTAAAATGGTCTTTATTGTGGTAGCCATGCCGAAAACAATCAGCGGCAAGATCGTGCGCCGCCTGTTAAAGGAAATCGTGGTAAAAGGTGAAGTGTCAGGGGATCTCACCGGGCTTGAAGATCCAAATGTGCTTGAGGACATTAAACATGTGGTTTCAGCTGAGATGAATTCGAGTGTGTAA
- a CDS encoding HPr family phosphocarrier protein, whose protein sequence is MAESFESNIYFKRQSITCNAKSLLGLVSFFWYLNRGDRFLIQAKGKDAYEAVERLSRFLVDNRHIDLDYWEEAGIDELNRLWKKVGAEPSSFSR, encoded by the coding sequence TTGGCTGAATCATTTGAAAGCAACATCTATTTTAAACGTCAATCCATTACATGTAATGCTAAAAGCTTGTTAGGGCTTGTTTCATTCTTTTGGTATTTAAACAGAGGAGACCGGTTTTTGATACAGGCCAAGGGCAAAGATGCCTATGAAGCTGTAGAGCGCTTGAGCCGTTTTTTAGTTGACAACAGGCATATTGATCTTGATTACTGGGAAGAAGCTGGTATTGACGAGCTGAATAGACTGTGGAAAAAAGTTGGTGCAGAACCTTCGTCATTTAGCCGCTAA
- a CDS encoding alpha/beta hydrolase, producing MSANTFTFITQDGVEIVARRWAPDQVQPKAVVQIAHGMAEHIQRYDNFARHLVKHHFAVYGNDHRGHGLTGQKMGIAGYFADEDGFDRVVGDIEQKRSLCRYCQLAGRTACAGQQLRQRVFCFYDIILEH from the coding sequence ATGTCTGCCAACACCTTTACTTTTATCACTCAAGATGGCGTGGAGATTGTTGCCAGGAGATGGGCGCCCGATCAGGTCCAGCCAAAAGCGGTTGTCCAAATTGCCCATGGTATGGCCGAACATATCCAGCGTTACGATAATTTTGCCAGGCACCTGGTTAAGCACCATTTTGCCGTTTATGGGAATGATCACCGGGGACATGGTTTAACAGGCCAAAAAATGGGCATTGCCGGTTATTTTGCAGATGAGGACGGCTTTGACAGAGTGGTTGGCGATATTGAACAGAAAAGAAGTTTATGCAGATATTGTCAGCTGGCTGGAAGAACAGCTTGTGCGGGACAACAGTTAAGGCAACGTGTTTTTTGTTTTTACGATATTATTTTAGAACACTAA
- a CDS encoding IS1380 family transposase, translating to MRFIIKASHERLTAHSGLGLIGFLLEKTDLRPKLNQLKIPGLKYPLLSHSDIVYAMIGLLAQGKSDFEHIEAFREDDFFQYALQLKSVPSAARLRQRLDGLAQIRKWRNILLDEMVRLPRKVGLEPSAIKLNSGTCYVPIDVDVSPFDNTDTHKEGVSRTYKGCDGYAPLLAYIGREGYGLYAELREGRTHVQKEVDQKLREMIPRAKSMTEKPLLLRMDAGNDALNNLAVCQEEGVHFIIKRNLRRESPEAWLAIAQDQGKATVIREGCTRYTGKIRVTDPGLPQPVYQVFDVRETTIAKDGQILLIPEITVDVYWTDLDEDVADIIDLYHDHATCEQFHSELKTDLDLERLPSGKFATNDLVLCLGLFTYTLLRIISQESLRVNDSPLRKKVQRRRIRTVIQTLITLAAKMVTHARRQYLYIGSRAWLTPFKRLYQAFA from the coding sequence ATGCGGTTTATTATTAAAGCCTCTCATGAACGATTAACAGCCCATAGTGGATTGGGATTAATTGGATTTCTCTTGGAAAAAACAGACTTACGCCCCAAGTTGAACCAACTCAAGATCCCAGGATTGAAGTATCCCTTACTGTCCCACAGTGACATTGTTTATGCCATGATCGGATTGCTGGCTCAGGGGAAAAGCGATTTTGAACATATCGAAGCCTTTCGTGAGGATGACTTCTTCCAATATGCCCTTCAGCTCAAAAGTGTACCGTCTGCAGCCCGGCTCCGCCAGCGTCTGGATGGGTTGGCCCAGATCAGAAAGTGGCGGAATATCCTGCTGGATGAAATGGTCCGGCTTCCCAGAAAGGTAGGTCTTGAGCCTAGTGCGATTAAACTCAACAGTGGCACCTGCTATGTGCCGATCGACGTGGATGTCTCTCCTTTTGATAACACCGATACCCACAAAGAAGGCGTGAGCCGGACCTACAAAGGCTGTGATGGCTATGCCCCCTTATTGGCCTATATTGGCCGGGAAGGGTACGGGTTGTATGCCGAGTTGCGCGAAGGGCGCACCCATGTCCAGAAAGAGGTGGACCAAAAACTGCGGGAGATGATTCCCCGGGCCAAAAGCATGACAGAGAAACCCTTGTTGTTACGGATGGATGCCGGCAACGATGCCCTGAACAACCTGGCCGTTTGTCAGGAAGAAGGGGTGCATTTTATCATTAAACGCAACCTGCGCCGGGAATCCCCCGAAGCCTGGCTGGCCATTGCTCAGGATCAGGGAAAAGCCACGGTGATCCGGGAGGGGTGCACACGCTATACGGGTAAAATCCGTGTGACCGATCCGGGATTGCCCCAACCGGTCTATCAGGTGTTTGATGTGCGGGAAACGACGATCGCCAAAGATGGCCAGATTCTTTTAATCCCAGAGATCACGGTGGATGTTTATTGGACGGATCTGGATGAGGACGTGGCCGATATCATTGACCTCTACCATGATCATGCCACCTGCGAGCAGTTTCATAGTGAACTCAAGACCGATCTGGATTTGGAACGCTTACCGTCCGGTAAGTTTGCCACCAATGATCTGGTCTTATGTCTGGGGCTGTTTACCTATACCCTGCTGCGGATCATCAGTCAGGAGAGTTTGCGGGTGAATGACAGCCCCCTGCGCAAAAAAGTGCAGCGGCGCCGGATCCGGACGGTGATCCAAACGCTGATCACCCTGGCAGCAAAAATGGTGACACATGCCCGCCGGCAATATCTGTATATTGGATCACGGGCTTGGTTAACACCGTTTAAACGGCTCTATCAGGCTTTTGCCTAA